In the Malania oleifera isolate guangnan ecotype guangnan chromosome 1, ASM2987363v1, whole genome shotgun sequence genome, one interval contains:
- the LOC131147926 gene encoding uncharacterized protein LOC131147926: MWNVITKGDYIFKNEEGDDILIGKLFKADAKLAQLNFKTKNFLYCAVNDEEYNICGCNTTKEMWEKLQVMYEGTTLVKKSKIYMLVKEYEMFNMEEGETIIAMFTCFTHITNELKALGREYSMEDNVQKVLHFLPASWHAKSTAIEEAKDLLEVTLNELIGSLMTYEIKKKNATAEVEAPKKATRIALKAGKQKELIEEE, encoded by the coding sequence atgtggaatgtcatcactAAAGGAGACTACATTTTCAAGAATGAGGAAGGCGATGACATACTGATTGGGAAACTTTTCAAGGCTGATGCAAAGCTAGCACAACTAAATTTCAAGACCAAAAACTTCCTCTATTGTGCTGTAAACGATGAAGAATACAACATCTGTGGATGCAACACGACAAAGGAGATGTGGGAGAAGCTTCAGGTAATGTATGAAGGAACAACCCTGGTAAAGAagtcaaaaatttatatgttggttAAAGAATACGAAATGTTTAATATGGAAGAAGGTGAAACAATTATTGCTATGTTTACTTGCTTTACACATATCACAAATGAACTAAAAGCTCTTGGTAGAgaatactctatggaagataatgtgcagaaagtccttcACTTTCTACCGGCATCTTGGCACGCAAAGTCTACAGCAATTGAGGAGGCAAAGGACCTATTAGAGGTCACTCTCAACGAGCTGattgggtctctcatgacctatgaaatcaaaaagaaaaacgcTACTGCAGAAGTTGAGGCACCAAAGAAGGCAACCAGAATTGCTCTAAAAGCTGGAAAACAAAAAGAGCTCATAGAGGAGGAATAA